One genomic region from Scomber scombrus chromosome 19, fScoSco1.1, whole genome shotgun sequence encodes:
- the gphna gene encoding gephyrin a isoform X1, with protein sequence MAADGMVLTNHDHQTRVGILTVSDSCYKNLAEDRSGVNLKDLVHDPSLLGGVIAAYKIVPDEIDEIKDTLLDWCDEQELNLILTTGGTGFAPRDVTPEATREVIEREAPGMALAMLMGSLNVTPLGMLSRPVCGIRGKTLIINLPGSKKGSQECFQFILPALPHAIDLLREALVQVKSTHAALEQLPSPSALLGNTHTNTLSNTHTMERGTQCEDEDEDEEEEERRRGGRHVHNHHHHHHQHASSHITAAAIAAKTSHALFMAKGAPYLPGNTPAPPTHFTCSHDHQIPDSIISRGVQVLPRDSASLSSTPSESPRATQATSRLSTASCPTPKVQSRCGSNENILRASHSAVDISKVARRHRMSPFPLTSMDKAFITVLEMTPILGIEVINYREAAHTAFSADGLGRVLAQDIYAKDNLPPFPASVKDGYAVRAADGPGDRFIMGESQAGQQPTHTVMPGQVMRVTTGAPIPCGADAVVQVEDTELLRESEDGTEELEVRIMVQARPGQDIRPIGHDIRRGECVLAKGTHMGPSEIGLLATVGVTEVSVHKFPVVAVMSTGNELLNPEDDLNPGKIRDSNRSTLLATIQEHGYPTINLGIVGDNPDDLLSALHEGISRADVIITSGGVSMGEKDYLKQVLDIDLHAQIHFGRVFMKPGLPTTFATADIDGARKLIFALPGNPVSAVVTCNLFVIPALRKMQGILDPRPTIIKARLSCDVKLDPRPEYHRCILTWHHQEPLPWAQSTGNQVSSRLMSMRSANGLLMLPPKTEQYVELHKGEVVDVMVIGRL encoded by the exons ATGGCGGCGGACGGGATGGTGCTCACCAACCACGACCATCAGACTCGAGTGGGGATACTGACAG tcAGTGACAGCTGTTACAAGAACTTGGCTGAGGACAGGAGTGGAGTCAACCTGAAAGACCTGGTCCATGATCCCTCACT GCTAGGAGGAGTCATCGCAGCCTACAAGATCGTTCCAGATGAGATTGATGAAATTAAG GACACTCTTTTGGACTGGTGTGACGAACAGGAGCTGAATCTCATTCTGACTACTGGAGGAACTGGATTTGCACCACGAGATGTTACACCTGag gCCACCAGAGaggtgatagagagagaggctcCGGGTATGGCTCTGGCCATGCTGATGGGATCACTCAACGTTACACCATTAGGCATGCTGTCCAG GCCAGTGTGCGGCATCCGTGGTAAAACTCTGATCATCAACCTGCCAGGGAGCAAGAAGGGCTCTCAG GAGTGTTTCCAGTTCATCCTGCCCGCTCTGCCCCACGCCATCGACCTGCTGCGCGAGGCCTTGGTCCAGGTCAAATCCACGCACGCCGCCCTGGAGCAGCTGCCCTCCCCTTCCGCCCTGCTGGGCAACACGCACACCAACACGCTCAGCAACACGCACACCATGGAGCGCGGCACCCAGTGCGAGGACGAGgacgaggacgaggaggaggaagagaggaggagaggaggccGACACGTgcacaaccaccaccaccaccaccaccagcacgCCTCCTCCCACATCACGGCGGCCGCCATCGCTGCCAAG ACGAGCCATGCTTTGTTCATGGCTAAAGGGGCTCCCTACCTGCCCGGCAACACACCCGCCCCTCCCACTCATTTCACCTGTAGCCATGACCATCAG atccCGGACTCGATCATTTCTCGAGGCGTTCAGGTGCTTCCTCGAGATTCGGCCTCTTTAAGCTCCACCCCTTCCGAGTCACCGCGGGCAACACAGGCTACCTCCCGCCTTTCCACCGCCTCATGCCCGACACCCAag GTTCAGTCACGATGTGGCAGTAATGAGAACATTCTGAGAGCCA GCCACAGCGCGGTGGACATCAGTAAAGTGGCGCGTCGTCATCGCATGTCCCCGTTCCCGTTGACGTCAATGGACAAAGCCTTCATCACTGTTCTGGAGATGACGCCTATTCTGGGAATTGAAGTCATTAACTACAGAG AAGCGGCTCACACCGCTTTCTCCGCAGACGGTTTGGGTCGAGTGCTCGCTCAGGACATCTATGCCAAAGACaaccttcctccattccccgCCTCCGTTAAAGACGGCTATGCTGTACGAG CTGCTGACGGCCCTGGAGATCGCTTCATCATGGGAGAATCACAGGCTGGACAACAG cctACCCATACAGTGATGCCAGGTCAGGTGATGAGGGTGACGACCGGGGCTCCCATTCCTTGCGGAGCTGATGCTGTGGTCCAAGTGGAAGACACAGAGCTACTGAGGGAGTCTGAGGAT GGCACAGAGGAGTTGGAGGTGAGGATTATGGTCCAGGCCAGGCCCGGACAGGACATCag GCCAATAGGTCACGACATCAGGCGAGGGGAGTGTGTGTTGGCTAAAGGAACACACATGGGCCCGTCAGAGATCGGCCTGCTGGCTACAGTGGGAGTGACCGAGGTCAGCGTGCACAAGTTCCCCGTGGTGGCTGTCATGTCCACTGGAAacgag CTGTTGAATCCAGAGGACGACCTGAACCCAGGGAAGATCAGAGACTCCAACCGCTCCACCCTGCTGGCCACCATCCAGGAGCACGGATACCCCACCATCAACCTGGGCATCGTTGGAGACAA CCCTGACGACCTGCTGTCAGCTCTCCATGAGGGAATCAGTCGcgctgatgtcatcatcaccTCAGGGGGCGTGTCCATGGGAGAGAAG GACTACCTAAAGCAGGTGCTGGACATTGACCTTCATGCTCAGATCCACTTTGGACGAGTCTTTATGAAGCCAGG TCTTCCTACTACCTTTGCCACAGCTGACATTGATGGAGCACGGAAACTCATCTTTGCTCTACCAG gGAACCCAGTGTCTGCTGTGGTGACGTGTAATCTGTTTGTGATTCCTGCTCTGAGGAAGATGCAAGGCATTCTGGACCCCAGACCTACCATTATTAAAGCTAgg CTTTCCTGTGATGTGAAGCTGGATCCCAGACCAGAGTACCACCGCTGTATTCTCACCTGGCACCACCAGGAGCCACTGCCCTGGGCACAAAGCACAG GTAACCAGGTATCCAGCAGGCTCATGTCAATGCGTAGCGCCAACGGCCTGCTGATGTTACCTCCTAAAACAGAGCAGTACGTGGAGCTGCACAAGGGAGAGGTCGTGGACGTCATGGTCATCGGACGGCTATGA
- the gphna gene encoding gephyrin a isoform X2 produces MAADGMVLTNHDHQTRVGILTVSDSCYKNLAEDRSGVNLKDLVHDPSLLGGVIAAYKIVPDEIDEIKDTLLDWCDEQELNLILTTGGTGFAPRDVTPEATREVIEREAPGMALAMLMGSLNVTPLGMLSRPVCGIRGKTLIINLPGSKKGSQECFQFILPALPHAIDLLREALVQVKSTHAALEQLPSPSALLGNTHTNTLSNTHTMERGTQCEDEDEDEEEEERRRGGRHVHNHHHHHHQHASSHITAAAIAAKTSHALFMAKGAPYLPGNTPAPPTHFTCSHDHQIPDSIISRGVQVLPRDSASLSSTPSESPRATQATSRLSTASCPTPKVQSRCGSNENILRASHSAVDISKVARRHRMSPFPLTSMDKAFITVLEMTPILGIEVINYRDGLGRVLAQDIYAKDNLPPFPASVKDGYAVRAADGPGDRFIMGESQAGQQPTHTVMPGQVMRVTTGAPIPCGADAVVQVEDTELLRESEDGTEELEVRIMVQARPGQDIRPIGHDIRRGECVLAKGTHMGPSEIGLLATVGVTEVSVHKFPVVAVMSTGNELLNPEDDLNPGKIRDSNRSTLLATIQEHGYPTINLGIVGDNPDDLLSALHEGISRADVIITSGGVSMGEKDYLKQVLDIDLHAQIHFGRVFMKPGLPTTFATADIDGARKLIFALPGNPVSAVVTCNLFVIPALRKMQGILDPRPTIIKARLSCDVKLDPRPEYHRCILTWHHQEPLPWAQSTGNQVSSRLMSMRSANGLLMLPPKTEQYVELHKGEVVDVMVIGRL; encoded by the exons ATGGCGGCGGACGGGATGGTGCTCACCAACCACGACCATCAGACTCGAGTGGGGATACTGACAG tcAGTGACAGCTGTTACAAGAACTTGGCTGAGGACAGGAGTGGAGTCAACCTGAAAGACCTGGTCCATGATCCCTCACT GCTAGGAGGAGTCATCGCAGCCTACAAGATCGTTCCAGATGAGATTGATGAAATTAAG GACACTCTTTTGGACTGGTGTGACGAACAGGAGCTGAATCTCATTCTGACTACTGGAGGAACTGGATTTGCACCACGAGATGTTACACCTGag gCCACCAGAGaggtgatagagagagaggctcCGGGTATGGCTCTGGCCATGCTGATGGGATCACTCAACGTTACACCATTAGGCATGCTGTCCAG GCCAGTGTGCGGCATCCGTGGTAAAACTCTGATCATCAACCTGCCAGGGAGCAAGAAGGGCTCTCAG GAGTGTTTCCAGTTCATCCTGCCCGCTCTGCCCCACGCCATCGACCTGCTGCGCGAGGCCTTGGTCCAGGTCAAATCCACGCACGCCGCCCTGGAGCAGCTGCCCTCCCCTTCCGCCCTGCTGGGCAACACGCACACCAACACGCTCAGCAACACGCACACCATGGAGCGCGGCACCCAGTGCGAGGACGAGgacgaggacgaggaggaggaagagaggaggagaggaggccGACACGTgcacaaccaccaccaccaccaccaccagcacgCCTCCTCCCACATCACGGCGGCCGCCATCGCTGCCAAG ACGAGCCATGCTTTGTTCATGGCTAAAGGGGCTCCCTACCTGCCCGGCAACACACCCGCCCCTCCCACTCATTTCACCTGTAGCCATGACCATCAG atccCGGACTCGATCATTTCTCGAGGCGTTCAGGTGCTTCCTCGAGATTCGGCCTCTTTAAGCTCCACCCCTTCCGAGTCACCGCGGGCAACACAGGCTACCTCCCGCCTTTCCACCGCCTCATGCCCGACACCCAag GTTCAGTCACGATGTGGCAGTAATGAGAACATTCTGAGAGCCA GCCACAGCGCGGTGGACATCAGTAAAGTGGCGCGTCGTCATCGCATGTCCCCGTTCCCGTTGACGTCAATGGACAAAGCCTTCATCACTGTTCTGGAGATGACGCCTATTCTGGGAATTGAAGTCATTAACTACAGAG ACGGTTTGGGTCGAGTGCTCGCTCAGGACATCTATGCCAAAGACaaccttcctccattccccgCCTCCGTTAAAGACGGCTATGCTGTACGAG CTGCTGACGGCCCTGGAGATCGCTTCATCATGGGAGAATCACAGGCTGGACAACAG cctACCCATACAGTGATGCCAGGTCAGGTGATGAGGGTGACGACCGGGGCTCCCATTCCTTGCGGAGCTGATGCTGTGGTCCAAGTGGAAGACACAGAGCTACTGAGGGAGTCTGAGGAT GGCACAGAGGAGTTGGAGGTGAGGATTATGGTCCAGGCCAGGCCCGGACAGGACATCag GCCAATAGGTCACGACATCAGGCGAGGGGAGTGTGTGTTGGCTAAAGGAACACACATGGGCCCGTCAGAGATCGGCCTGCTGGCTACAGTGGGAGTGACCGAGGTCAGCGTGCACAAGTTCCCCGTGGTGGCTGTCATGTCCACTGGAAacgag CTGTTGAATCCAGAGGACGACCTGAACCCAGGGAAGATCAGAGACTCCAACCGCTCCACCCTGCTGGCCACCATCCAGGAGCACGGATACCCCACCATCAACCTGGGCATCGTTGGAGACAA CCCTGACGACCTGCTGTCAGCTCTCCATGAGGGAATCAGTCGcgctgatgtcatcatcaccTCAGGGGGCGTGTCCATGGGAGAGAAG GACTACCTAAAGCAGGTGCTGGACATTGACCTTCATGCTCAGATCCACTTTGGACGAGTCTTTATGAAGCCAGG TCTTCCTACTACCTTTGCCACAGCTGACATTGATGGAGCACGGAAACTCATCTTTGCTCTACCAG gGAACCCAGTGTCTGCTGTGGTGACGTGTAATCTGTTTGTGATTCCTGCTCTGAGGAAGATGCAAGGCATTCTGGACCCCAGACCTACCATTATTAAAGCTAgg CTTTCCTGTGATGTGAAGCTGGATCCCAGACCAGAGTACCACCGCTGTATTCTCACCTGGCACCACCAGGAGCCACTGCCCTGGGCACAAAGCACAG GTAACCAGGTATCCAGCAGGCTCATGTCAATGCGTAGCGCCAACGGCCTGCTGATGTTACCTCCTAAAACAGAGCAGTACGTGGAGCTGCACAAGGGAGAGGTCGTGGACGTCATGGTCATCGGACGGCTATGA
- the dnal1 gene encoding dynein axonemal light chain 1: MDASLSTLAKCEKLSLSTNCIEKITNLNGLKNLRILSLGRNNIKALTGLEAVGDTLEELWISYNLIEKLKGIQCMKNLKILYMSNNLVKEWGEFSRLADLPCLSDLVFVGNPLEEKCSSEGTWMDEASKRLPNLRKLDGTPVIKQEEDEGEGES, from the exons ATGGACGCTTCTCTCTCCACACTCGCCAAATGCGA GAAACTGTCTCTGTCTACAAACTGCATTGAGAAAATAACCAACCTTAATGGCCTGA AAAACCTGAGGATATTGTCACTAGGAAGAAATAATATCAAGGCACTAACTGGGCTG gagGCAGTAGGAGACACATTAGAAGAGTTGTGGATCTCTTATAACCTGATTGAGAAGCTGAAGGGAATCCAGTGCATGAAGAACCTGAAAATCCTTTACATGTCCAACAACCTGGTCAAAGAATGGG GAGAGTTTTCGAGGCTAGCCGACCTGCCGTGCCTGTCAGACCTTGTGTTTGTTGGAAACCCTCTAGAGGAGAAGTGTTCCTCTGAGGGAACGTGGATGGATGAAGCCTCTAAAAGACTACCTAATCTGAGGAAACTAGATG GAACCCCCGTCATCAAacaggaagaggatgaaggagaaggagagagctGA
- the tedc1 gene encoding tubulin epsilon and delta complex protein 1 translates to MFHTTSSVSSAASTQLKEASEHRKLVAAGLWQSGYHADWMYVREGGEGAEEVGCSSRDLLLALGWLLAMGTLEKLLTQRVQQLDRTLLTPTPVDPHISHEVQLDSASLRRLQWLIGCLRHQGRTMLSMQEERAGLLHAVFSASLPSSASSSSDQSSAVLREDCARMRELCDLLEAYLNWKQVEKVFWTWMDSVVDCHLKEPVVGRPTHRANRKAAVCHHGNRGLERLEDMLLKLPTLQKGQRRGRRDAEDRGERGVSLQGGSDTSSLPPLLSSLPSPTSLPLLSQAYRARLHTERPVRHRSRGGDEDPDELSASQAAQMLLRTEARLLERRDRQRLANKTQLQEMTGRLDELVLIPP, encoded by the exons ATGTTTCACACAACCAgcagtgtttcctctgcagccaGCACACAGCTGAAAGAGG CCTCTGAACACAGGAAGCTGGTGGCTGCAGGTCTATGGCAGTCTGGCTACCACGCTGACTGGATGTacgtgagggagggaggagaaggagcggAGGAGGTGGGGTGCTCCAGCAGAGACCTCCTCCTGGCGTTAGGCTGGCTGCTCGCTATGGGGACCCTGGAAAAACTGCTGACTCAGCGAGTCCAGCAGCTGGACAGAACACTACTCACACCTACACCT gttgACCCTCACATTTCCCATGAGGTCCAGTTAGACTCTGCTTCCCTCAGGAGACTTCAGTGGCTCATTGGCTGTCTGAGACACCAGGGGCGGACAATGCTGTCCATGCAGGAAGAGAGAGCTGGGCTGCTTCACGCT gTTTTTTCTGCCAGCCTCCCCTCCtctgcatcctcctcctctgatcAAAGCTCTGCAGTGCTGAGGGAA gacTGTGCACGTATGAGGGAGCTCTGTGACCTCCTTGAAGCTTACCTGAACTGGAAACAGGTGGAGAAAGTCTTCTGGACCTGGATG gATAGTGTAGTGGATTGCCATTTGAAAGAACCTGTTGTTGGGAGGCCTACACACAGAGCCAATAGGAAAGCCGCAGTTTGTCACCACGGAAACCGGGGTTTAGAGAGACTGGAGGACATGCTGTTGAAACTGCCCACATTACAG aaaggacagaggagaggcagAAGGGATGctgaagacagaggagagagaggagtgagtTTGCAAGGTGGATCGGacacctcctccctccctcctctcctctcttctctcccctccccgACCTCCCTGCCCCTCCTCTCCCAGGCCTACCGAGCCAGGCTCCACACCGAGAGGCCGGTCAGACACCGCAGCCGCGGCGGGGACGAGGATCCGGACGAGCTGTCGGCTTCTCAGGCTGCACAGATGCTTCTTCGCACAGAGGCCAGGCTGCTGGAGAGGAGGGACAGGCAGAGACTGGCTAATAAGACACAGCTGCAGGAGATGACCGGCAGGCTGGATGAACTGGTGTTGATACCACCGTAG